The region GTGACCTTCCAGCCGTTCAGGCCTTCCGGCGGAATCAGCATGGCGAAGTTGGTCTTGCCGCAGGCCGACGGGAACGCCGCCGCGACGTGATGCTTGCGACCTTCCGGCGTGGTCACGCCCAGGATCAGCATGTGTTCCGCCATCCAGCCTTCATCGCGGCCCATCGTGGACGCAATGCGCAGGGCGAAGCACTTCTTGCCCAGCAGGGCGTTGCCGCCGTAGCCCGAGCCGTAGCTCCAGATTTCGCGCGTGGCGGGGTAATGCACGATGTACTTGGTCGGATTGCACGGCCAGGCCACGTCGGCTTCGCCGGCGCCCAGGGGCTTGCCGACGGTGTGCACGCACGGCACGAATTCGCCGTCGGCGCCAAGGACGTCATAAACCTTCTTGCCCATGCGCGTCATGATGCGCATGCTGACCACCACGTAGGGGCTGTCCGTCAGTTCGACGCCGATGTGGGCGATGTTCGAACCCAGCGGGCCCATCGAGAACGGCACCACGTACAGCGTGCGGCCGCGCATGCAGCCGTCGAACAGGCCGTTCAGCGTCTCGCGCATTTCAGCGGGCGCGGCCCAGTTGTTGGTGGGACCGGCATCCTCAGCCTTGTCGGTGCAGATGAAGGTGCGGTCTTCGACGCGCGCCACATCACCCGGATCGGACAAGGCCAGATAGGAATTGGGACGCTTCTGTTCGTTCAGCTTGCGCAGCGTGCCGGCCGCGACCATCTGCGCACACAGGCGGTCGTTCTCTTCCTGAGAGCCATCGCACCACACCACGCTTTCCGGCTTGGCGAGCGCCACGAACTCCGCCACCCAGTCGACCAGGCGGCGGTTCTGTACATAAGTCGGCACATTGAGCGCAGCCTGAGGGCCATCGAAGGGTCGGTTCATTGTCTCGTCTCCAAATAGATATTTAAAAGATAGGAATCAAGGCCAGCCCGTGGGCTGAAATAAAAATTGGGTACCGCAAATGGCAACGCGACGGCCGCAATGGGTTGCAACAAGGGCCGGTTCGACATTTCGCCATGTGGATTAGAGAGCCATCATACCCGGGCAGGGAGCGGCGGCGTCAACCCATCCTCATGGGCGAATGGAGGGCAACCAGACTCGAAAGTCGATTTCCCGGGCGGGCGTGCCCGCGAGGATAGACGCCATCGGACGGCATTTTGGTGTCAATTTAAGGCAACTCGTCACGAAATTGTCATCACACCGGGCTATTGGTGTCGCACCTGCATGCTCCCCCCCGTGCGAATTATTTCTGAATATCCCACCTTATGACTCTGCCTGCCGCTCAAAGCCGGCTGCTTTCCCTTTCCGCCGGCCCTGGCGGACTGATATGCGCCTTCCGTTTCCAAGCCAATCAAGCCCCTGCCCGGCTCAGTTGGCATGAAGTCCAGAGCGCCCCGCCGGCGCAGGACGGGACTTTCCACTGGATACACGCCAAAACGGCGGACAGCCGCATCCAGGATTGGCTGGAACACGGCGCGGATGTGCCGGAGGAAGCGCGCGCCTTCCTGGCCGGCCGCGACACCCGTCCCTGTCTGCACATGTCCGAGGATGGCGTCCATGGCCTGCTGGTGGACCTGAAAATGGACGCCGAGGCCGAGGACGCCGAAAAAGGCGTGCTGCATTTCTTTTTGAATGACGGCCTGTTGATCACGGTGCGCACGCGGGCGTTGCAATCCACCGACCGCCTGCGCCGCCGGGTCGAAGACGGACGCGGCTACGGCTGCACCACGGCCTTGTTCGGCGATCTGCTGGAATGCCTGGGCGAAGGCTATGCCGCGCGCCTGGAAAGCTTGACCGATGACGTCGACGATATCGAGTCATCCGTCCTGTCCGACCGGCGCGAGCGCGACCGTGGCGCGCTTAGCGCGGTGCGGCGGCAGCTGGCCGAGCTGCGGCGCCAGGTCCACCCGGAGCGTCACATGTTGGGACGCCTGCCCGCCATGCGCCAGGCCTGGGCCGAAGCCGAGGCCCTGGATCATCTGGCCCAGGGTGTCGACACGCTGAGTCATCTGTCCGCGGCCATCGATGCCCTGTACGAACGGGCCAAGCTGCTGCAGGAAGAAATCGCGGCGCAGATGTCGGAAGAGATGAACCGCAATCTGCTGGTGCTGTCCGTGCTGACCGCGATGCTGATGCCGGCCACGCTCCTGTCCGGGATTTTCGGAATGAACGTGGCCGACCTGCCAGGCTTGCAGACACCGGGGGCCTTCTGGTGGATCCTCGGTGGCATGGTGGCGCTGGGCCTGGGGACGCTGGTATTTCTGAAACGATTACGACTCTGGTAATGCCGCCACGCCCCGCGCGGCTTATTCCATGCGGATGTCTTCTTCCTTGATCAGGCGCTTGTTGCTTTCGTACTCGTCCTTGACCTGTTTCTTGAAGGCCTCACCCGTGCCCGTGCCCGGCTGCAGATAGTATTTCTTCAACATTTCCTGGTACTGCGGCGTGACGATGGCCTTGTCGATCGCCGCTTGCAGCGCCTGCGCGACTTCCGGCGTCATATTGGCCGGCGCGAACAAGCCGAAGTTCGAGAAGTACTGGATCTTGGGCAGGTTGAGCTCAGCCATCGTCGGCACCTTGGGCCAGGCTTCCAGACGCGTCGGCGCCATCACCGCCAGCGGCTTCAGCGCGCCCGACGCGACATGCGGCAGCAGCACGTCGGTATTGAGCACCAGCAGATCCACCACGCCGGACAGGCCGTCCGGCAGCGCCTGGCTGCCGCCGCGATACGGCACCTGCATCATCTTGATGCCGGCCTGCTTGTTCAACGCGGCCATGCCCAGGTGGGCCACCGAACCCAGGCCCGGCACACCGAAGGTGACCTTGCCGGGATTGTTCTTGGCGTACGCGACCAGCCCGGCGAAGTCATCGACCTTCAACGCCTTGGTCGCGACGATGGCCACGGGACCCACGCCGACGCTGGCGATCGGCGTCAGGCCTTTGATGGGGTCGTAGGGCGTGCTCGTCAGGTTGGGGAAGATGGTGATGGGGCTGGTCGACGCCAGCAGCAGCGTGTTGCCGTCCGGCTTGGCGCGCGCCACGAAATCCGTGCCCAGGCTGGCGCCCGCGCCCGGCTTGTTTTCGACGATGACCGTCGCCCCGGTGGCGCGCAAGGCTTCACCCAGGCCACGTGCCAGCGTGTCCGCGGTGCCGCCGGCGGTATAGGGCACGACCAGCGTGACCACCTTGCCTGGCCAGGCCGCCTGCGCATGAGCCGTCGAAGCGGCCGCGGCCAGGGTCATCGCGCCCAGGACTTTTCCCCACGTCATCATCTTGTTCATGGTTATCTACTGATCAAAGAGTGGCGCCCCACGGCCGACTGCCGCGGGGGTAATGCTCAGCGCGTGGTGTTCACGCGAGGTACCGCTGCACCAGCCGGATCCAATACGAGGCGCCGACGGGAATGAGGTTGTCGTTGAAGTCGTAGCTGCCGTTATGCAGCGCACACGGTCCCAGCCCATGGCCAGTGTGGCGGTGCTCGCCCTCCCCCGCGCCCAGGAAGACATAGCAGCCGGGCTTGTCCTGCAGGAAGAAAGCGAAGTCCTCCGACGCCATGACGGGGTCGACCACGTGCGTATTCTTTTCACCGACGACTTCGCGCATGACATCCAGGCAGAAGTCGGTTTCGGCCTGCGAATTGATGAGCGCGGGATAGCGGCGTTCGAAATAGACGTCCGCCTGGCAACCGTGCGCGGCGGCGATGGGCGCGGCGATTTCATTGAGGCGGCGTTCGATCAGGTCGACCACGTCGGCGCTGTAGGCACGGATGGATCCGCCCAGCCAGACGCTGCCGGGGATGATGTTGGTGGCGTTGTTGCCGGCCTGCACCTGGGTGATGGAGATCACCGCGGCGTCGAGGGGGCGCTTGTTGCGGGTGAGGATGGTCTGGATGGCGGTACCGATGGCGAACAGCGCGGGCACGGGATCGGCGCAATCCTGCGGTGCCGCGGCATGGCCGCCGCGACCGGTGATGGTGATCTTGAAGGCATTGGCGGACGCCATCAGCGGACCCGCGCAGACGTTGAAGCTGCCGGCCGGCATGCCTGGCCAGTTATGGATGCCGAAGATGGCTTGGGCGGGGAAGCGTTCGAACAGCCCTTCTTTCATCATGGCGCGGGCGCCGGCGCCGCCGTTCTCTTCAGCCGGCTGGAACACGAAATACACCGTCCCGTCGAAGCCGCCCGCCAGTTTCAAATGCTTTGCGGCGGCTAACAACATGGCGGTGTGGCCGTCATGGCCGCAGCCGTGCATTTTTCCTGGAACCTGGGATTTGTGTTCGAAATCGTTGTCCTCGGGCATCGGCAATGCGTCCATGTCGGCGCGCAGCATGATGGCCTTGTCCGACGTGCCGCACTTGAGCACGCCGACCACGCCGGTCTTGGCGATGCCCGTGTGGACCTCGATACCGCATTCCGTCAGATAGTCCGCGACGACCTTGGCCGTGCGCACTTCCTCGTATGCCGTTTCGGGGTGCGCGTGGAGGTCGCGGCGGATGGCGACGATGTCTTCCAGATTACCGAGTTCGATCACTTCTTCTTGTCCCTGTCTGACTTGTTTATTAAATGTCCCCATTAATTGATGGGGATTATCACACGCAGTTGACGGCGAATTGAATGCGCTCCGATCGGGGTTATCCCCTGGTTTTACGGGCTTCCATGACGTGGAGCTTGTATTGCTGCGGCGCAAATATTTCCCTGTTATTTGGGGCCGCCCAGATCCGCCGCCCCACGGCAAGAACCCGCAGTTGCGGGCCGCAATCCCCAAAACGAACAATAACGAACTCAAACGTCGATCTTTCTTTTTCGTTTTTGTTGCTTTATGATCGACCCCATGACCCTTAATCCCCGCCAATCCGCCCTGATCGACGCCGTCCGCGAAAGCGGCGCGGCCACGATCGAATCGTTGGCCCAGCGCTTCGGCGTCACCCTGCAAACCGTGCGGCGCGACGTCAACCTGCTGGCCCAGGAAGGCCTGCTGGCCCGCTTCCATGGCGGGGTTCGCGTCGAAGCATCGACCACCGAGAACATCGCCTACCAGCAACGCCAGGCCCTGCATGCCGACGCCAAGCGCCGCATCGGCGTCGCCGTGGCCCGCCACATCCCGGAAGGCTGCTCGCTGATCCTGAATCTTGGGACCACCACCGAAGCCGTGGCCCGCGCGCTGACCCAGCATCGTGGCCTGCGCGTCATCACCAACAATCTGAACGTCGCCGACATCCTGTCGCCCAACCCGGATTGCGAAGTCATCATCGCCGGCGGCACCATGCGTCCCGGCGACCGCGGCATCATCGGCGAAGCCACCATCGAATTCATCCGCCGCTTCAAGGTGGACATCGGCGTGATCGGCATCTCCGGCCTGGAAGCCGATGGCACTCTGCGCGATTACGACCTGCGCGAAGTCAGCGTGGCACGCACCATCATGGCGCAGTCGCGCGAAGTCTGGCTCACCGCCGACAACAGCAAATACCAGCGCCAGGCGCTGGTGGAGCTGGCCAATATCTCCCAGGTCCACCGTTTCTACACCGACCAGCCGCCGCAAGCACCCCTGGCCCGCGTGATCAAGCAAGCCGGCGTGCGCTGTGAAATCGCCAGCGCCCCGGCCGATGACGCCGCCCGTGCAACAACCAACGTGCTTTCCGTCCTGCCATGAACATCAATCCCAAGCCCATCACTCCCCCGTCGCGCGACCGCATCCTGGCGCAACTGGACACTGTCGAACCCTGGGATGTGATCGTCATCGGCGGCGGCGCCACCGGCCTGGGCACCGCGGTGGACGCCGCGGCGCGTGGCTACCGTACCCTGCTGGTGGAAGGCGAAGACTTCGCCAAGGGCACGTCGAGCAAGGCCACCAAGCTGGTGCACGGCGGCGTCCGCTATCTGGCCCAAGGCAACATCAGCCTGGTGCGAGAAGCCCTGCACGAGCGCGGCCTGCTGGCGCGCAACGCGCCGCACGTGGTCTGGCCGCTGGGTTTCGTGGTGCCGGCCTACAGCCTGCTGGACCAGCCCTTCTACGGCATCGGCCTGAAAATGTACGACATGCTGGCCGGCCGCCTGAATCTGCAGCCGAGCCGCCTGCTGTCCCGGCGCAGCACGCTGGAAGAAGCGCCGACCCTGGCCGCAAGCGTCGGCGGCCACGCGCTGCGCGGCGGTGTGCGTTATTTCGACGGCCAGTTCGACGACGCGCGCCTGGCCATCAGCCTGATGCGCACCCTGTTCGACCTGGGCGGCCTGGCGGTCAACTATCTGCGCGTGACGGGTCTGTCGCAAAGCAAGGGCAAGGTCGACGGCGTCCTCGCCCGGGATCGTCTGAATGGCGCCGAACTGATGCTGCGCGCGCGCTGCGTCATCAACGCCACGGGCGTGTGGGTCGATGAAGTCCGCCATATGGAAGATCGCAAGGCGCCCGTCATGGTGGCGCCCAGCCAGGGTGTGCACCTGACCCTGCCGCGTGAATTCCTGCCCGGCAACCGCGCCATCCTCATCCCGAAGACGGACGACGGGCGCGTTTTGTTCGTGGTGCCGTGGAACGGCCACACCATCGTGGGCACCACCGATACCGCGCGCACCGATCTGCCGCTGGAACCCGATGCGGCCCGCTCGGACGTCGATTTCATCCTGGCCACGGCGGGGCGCTATCTGAACCGCCAGCCTACCCGCGCGGATGTAACCAGCGTGTGGTCGGGCCTGCGTCCGCTGGTGAAGGCCACCGGCGTGGGCAATACCAAGTCGCTGTCGCGCGAGCACACCATCCTGGTGTCCGACGGCGGCCTGGTCACTGTCACCGGGGGTAAATGGACCACCTATCGACGCATGGCCCAGGACGTGATGGATACGGTGTTGCGCGAGCAGATGCTGCCGCATGCCAATTGCCAGACCCAGAACCTGCCCTTGCATGGCGCGGCCGGCATGATGCCGGCGCAGAACACCCCGACATCGACGGACGCGTACTACGGCTCCGACCTGTCCGCCGTGCGGGCGCTGCCCGGCGCCGACCGCATGCTGGTGGCCGCCAGCGGCTTGACCGAGGCGCACGTGCGTTATGCAGCCCGCAGCGAACTGGCGCGTTGCGTGGAAGACGTACTGGCGCGGCGCAATCGTGCATTGTTCCTGGACAGCCGCGCGGCCCTGGATGCCGCGCCGGAAGTCGCGCGCATCCTGGCCGAAGAACTGAATCGCGACGAGGCCTGGCAGAACAAGAGCATCCAGGCCTTCGCTGTCACGGCCGCGCAGTACCAATTGGATTGAGCCCGCGGGCTTGGGCGCTTACAAGCTAATAGCTTTTCGTCAGTAAGCGGGGCGTAGAATCATCCGCGTCCCGCGGCTTCGGCCGCACATGCTCTGGAGATGTGCGCGATGGCTATACCCAAGATCCAATTCGGCCGCACCGGCCTGAAAGTATCCCGCCTGGCACTGGGCACCATGACCTTCGGCTTGCAGACCGAAGAATCGGTGGCCAAACGTATTCTCGACAAAGCCACCGACGGCGGCATCAACTTCCTCGACACCGCGGATGTCTACCCCTTGGGCGGCACCCAGGAAACCGTAGGACGCACCGAAGAAATCGTCGGCCGCTGGCTGCAGGGCCGGCGCCAGCAATACATCGTCGCCACCAAGGCCGTTGGCGTGACGGGTCCCAACGATTGGGACAAAGGCGCGTCGCGCAAGCATCTTCTCGACGCCATCGACCTGTCCTTGAAGCGTCTGCAGACGGACTACGTCGACCTGTATCAGCTGCATTCCGACGACGACAATACCCCGCTCGATGAAACCATCGAAGCGCTGGACGTCATCGTGAAATCGGGCCGCGCGCGCTATGTGGGCGTGTCCAACTTTCTTGCGTGGCGCCTGGCTACCGCGCTGGGCCGTGCGGACTTCCTGCGGCTGACGCGTTTCGTCAGCGTGCAACCGCGCTACAGCCTGTTGTTCCGCGAGATCGAACGCGAGCTGCTGCCGCTCTGCGAAGCCGAGCAGCTGGCCGTGATCCCCTACAACCCGCTGGCCGGTGGCATGTTGACCGGCAAGCACAAGGCCGGCAACCCGCCGCCCGAGGGCACCCGCTTCACCTTGGGCACCGCCGGCGGACGCTACCAGGACCGCTACTGGAACGACCGTGCGTTCGAGTCCGTGGCGCAGCTTGGCAAACTGGCCGACCAGGCCGGCGTGCCTTTGACCCGCCTGGCGCTGGCCTGGGTGCTGGCCAATCCCTTGATCACCGCGCCGCTGCTGGGCGCCAGCAAGCCTGAACAACTGGACGAAACGCTCGCCGCGGTGGACTACAAGCTGGACGCGGATCTCAAGGCACAGCTGGACAAGCTGACGCATGAGTATCGCTACGGGGATTCGGTGCGGTAAAGCCTGGGCGATCAGCCTGCCTTTTCCAGGTAGCCATGAAAGACGCCGACATGGATGTCCGCCCTCTCGGCGGCATCCGGCCACAGATGCTGGCTGTCGAAACGGACGTCGTAAGTGCGCTGCCTGGCGGCCTCGATGCCATGCGCCGCCGCATCCGGAAAGGGATAAAGCGGCGAAACGCCAACGATCGTGCCCGTCTTGCCACGGATATAGGCAGGCATGCGCACATGACCACCAACGAAATCGTTGCGCACGCGTACGGTATCGCCGATGGCCAGCTCGGGCAGGTCGTCCGCGCCGGCACGGCCCGGCTTGGCGGCACGTGACAAAGGCACGGCCTCGCCCGCCAGCTCGTTCAGTTCCTCGGCCTTGATCACGCCCTTCTCGACCAGTAACGTCGCTACCGCGGTGAAGACACGCTCGTAATACGAAGCGCTGACGTAATGGCGCGGATCCATGCGCTCGATCGCGTGCCGGTACTCGTCCATGTTGTACACATGCTGTCCCACCAGGCGCCCGCTGACGGCATTGATCTTCTTCTCCCACGCCTCGTGAAAGGACTCTGAATCGTCGGCACTGACCGGACCGAAGCCCTGGCGGCCGCCGAGATCATGTACTCCATCCATGATGCCTCCTTACCGCGGCTGAGCGGTTTGATTGAATGCCTGCTCCAGGCGTGCCACACCGATCAGCGCGTCTTGCGTCACGCTTGCCGCAAGCTGCTCGACCGTCCAGTCTTCGCTATTCTCGGGGCGCAAGGGCAGCACCATATAGCGCGTGTCCGCCGTTGTGTCCCAGACCCGGATGGCCATGTTTTCGGGCAGGTCCAAGCCCAATTCCCTGAGCACGCTGCGGGCTTCACGGACGACGCGCGCGCGGTAGTCCAGGTCCTTATACCAGCCCGGAGGCATGCCGATGATCGTGAACGCCGTACAGGAACAGAGCGTGCAACAGATCACGTTATGCACCGAGGGAGTGTTCTCCAGCACCACCAGGCTGCCGTGATGCTCGGGCATGGCCATGCCCAGCTCGGCGGCAGCGGCCTTGCCGTCTTTCAGCAGGCGCTGCTTGAATTCAGGGTCGGTCCAGGCCTTCGCGCACAGGCGTGCCCCATTGCTGGGCAGCCATTGTTCGTCGACGAAATGCTCGTAATCCGACACCGTCGTCGGCGTAAGCAAACCCTGGGAATCGACCAGGTCAGTCAGCGCATCGACGCGCCGCGGCATATGTGCAGTCATCTCACTCTCCAGGAAACAGGATGCGCCGGCCTTCCATGACGGCGCGGGCTCCGCATCGTCATGCATGTTAGTCAGCCAGCATCATTCTATCCATGCTGGCGATCGGCAGCGCTTCGGATCGACAGGCCGGCGCTCCAGGGGACTATTTAATGCGAAGAGACAAATTCCGACCCCGCATGCGCGGGCGGCACGGCGAAGCTTTCCCGCATGCGGCGGGTCTCCGCCGCCGGCGTGCTGCCGAACAGGCGTTTGAATTCCCGGTTGAACTGGGACGGGCTCGCATAGCCGACGGCGTTGCAGGCCGCTTCCACGGTCATGTCCTGGCGCACCATCAACAGCCGCGCCTGATGCAGGCGGGTCGACTTTACGTACTGCATCGGCGACGCCCGCGTGATGGCCTTGAAATGGGTGTGGAAGCTGGGCACGCTCATGCCGGCCTCCCCCGCCAGCACGGCGAGGTCCAGATCCTGGGCGTAATGGGCATGGATGTGCCGCAGCGCCTTGCCTATCTTGCCGAAGCGACCCTGCATGGCCAGGGCCGCGCGCAGGGCATCGCCTTGCGATCCCGTCAGGATGCGGAAATACACCTCGCGCAACAGCGCGGGGCCGAGCACCGCCGCGTCGAGCGGACGGTTCATGACTTCAAGAAAACGCAAGACCGAACCGCGCAGGTTTTCATCCATGGGACTGGAGAACATGCTTTGCGGCGTGTCATCGCGCATGGGCCTGCCCAGCCTGTCGATCTGGATCGTCAGTTCCGTCGCCAGCTGGAAATCCAGATGCAGGTAGATGGCCAGTAAGGGATGCTCCGGCGTGGCGTCGGTTTCCATGGTGAAGGGAACGGGCACCGCCACGGCCAGGTAATGCTGCTCGTCGTAAACATAGACCTGGTCGCCAAAATAGCCGCGCTTGCGGCCCTGGCAGACGATGACGACGCCAGGGTCGTACAGCACCGGCGTGCGGGATAACGCACGATCCGAACGCAGGATGCGGACACTGGGCAGCGACGTCAGGTTGTAGCCCTCTTGCGGGGCCAGCGCGCGCAGCAAGGCGGTCATGCGTTGCTGCGCGTGCGCGTCCTGGTCGGGTCCGACATGCTTAGGCAATTTTGAGACTCATAGGATTAGGCATAAATAATAGAAAAATACGCCTTAGAAATCCCACGGCGCCTGAATATTATGCAGGTTCTTCGGAAATTTTCCATCAGGAGATTCGCATGACTTCCAACAAAACCATCCTCATCACCGGCGTCAGCAGCGGCTTTGGCCGCGCCCTGGCCCAGCAGGCGCTGGCTGACGGCCACCGCGTGATCGGCACCGTGCGGGGTGCGTCGGTCCTGGCTGAGTTCGAGGCGCTGGCGCCGGGTCTCGCACATGGCCGCATCCTGGACGTGACCGACGTCGATGCGGTACCCAAGGTGGTCGCCGGCATCGAGGCCGAAGTCGGCCCCATCGACGTGCTTGTCAATAACGCCGGCTACGGGCACGAAGGGGTGCTGGAGGAATCGCCCTTGGACGAGATGCGGCGGCAATTCGACGTCAATGTCTTCGGCGCGGTAGCCATGATGAAAGCCGTGCTGCCGTTCATGCGGGCGCGCCGCCGCGGCCATATCCTGAATATCACGTCCATGGGTGGCTTCATCACCATGCCGGGGATTGCCTACTACTGCGGCAGCAAGTTCGCGTTGGAAGGAATTTCCGAGGTATTGAGCAAGGAGGTCGGGCCACTGGGCATCGCGGTGACCGCCGTCGCGCCGGGATCATTCCGCACGGACTGGGCTGGACGGTCCATGGTGCGGACGCCGCGGTCGATACCGGACTACGACGCGCTGTTCGAACCCATCCGCAAGGCGCGGGAGGAGAAGAACGGCAAGCAGCTGGGGGACCCGGCCAAGGCGGCGCGGGCCATGCTGGATGTGATCGGTAGCGATAAACCACCCGTGCATCTGCTGTTGGGCAGCGACGCCTTGGCGCTGGTGCGCGGCAAGCTGACGGACATGGCCGCGGAAATCGATGCCTGGGAAACGGTCAGCCGGTCGACGGATGGCTGAATCGGTTAAGGTAGCGCGTCTGCTTATTCATACGTCTGCCAAATGGAAGTCCACGATCAATTGCGCGCGCTGCTCGATGAACAGGGCATCACCTACAAACTGCTACAGCACGCGGCCGAGGGCCGGTCCGAAGCGGTCGCCGCGATACGCGGCACCGCGGTTGGGCAAGGCGCCAAGGCCCTCGTCTGCCGGGTAAAGATATCCTCGACCAAGCGGGCCAATGTGTTGGCGGTTTTTCCGGCCGACCGCCAGGCGAAACTCGATGCGATTGCCGAAGCATATGGCGGCAAGAAAGCGTCGTTGGCGTCGCGGGATCTGGCGCGTGAGCTGACGGGTTGCGAGATAGGCGCGATTCCGCCCTTTTCGTTTAACGCGGAGCTGGAGCTGCTGGTGGACAGCACGCTGGGGCAGCGCTATGAAGAGATCGTCTTCAACGCTGGACGGCTGGATTCGTCGATATTGATGCGGGCGGATGATTATCTGCGGCTGGTCACGCCGAAGACGGCGTCGTTCACGTCGGAACAGGCGGTTGATGATGCAGATGAAGAGACGGCGGATGCCGGTTCCGCAGGTAGCGTCGGTACCCCGTAAACGCCACGGTTGAACGTGACCTCATATCGCTGATTCCCATGTGCCTTGCCGTCCTCGCCCTGCATGAACTTCCGCATCTGCCGGTGCTGATCGCCGCGAATCGTGATGAGTATCACGCGCGGCCTACCGCGCCGGCCGCGCCGTGGGACGACGGGTCGGACATCGTCGCGGGGCGCGACTTGAAGTCTGGGGGAACCTGGATGGGGATGACGCGCGGCGGGCGCTATGCCTTGGTGACGAACTTCCGTGATCCCATGCGGGTGTTGCCGGATGCCCCTTCGCGGGGGGATCTGGTCGGGGACTTCCTGCGGGGTGATGAGACGCCCGCGACGTATGCGGCGCGTGTCGATGCGGTCGGGGAGCGGTACAACGGCTACAACCTGATCGTTGGGGATCTTTCCGGTGCCTGGTATTGCAGCAACCGGGGCGCACCGGCCCGGGCCTTGCCGCCCGGGATCTATGCCTTATCGAATCATTTGCTGGACACGCCGTGGCCCAAGCTGGCCCGCACCAAGGCG is a window of Bordetella sp. N DNA encoding:
- a CDS encoding tripartite tricarboxylate transporter substrate binding protein — its product is MNKMMTWGKVLGAMTLAAAASTAHAQAAWPGKVVTLVVPYTAGGTADTLARGLGEALRATGATVIVENKPGAGASLGTDFVARAKPDGNTLLLASTSPITIFPNLTSTPYDPIKGLTPIASVGVGPVAIVATKALKVDDFAGLVAYAKNNPGKVTFGVPGLGSVAHLGMAALNKQAGIKMMQVPYRGGSQALPDGLSGVVDLLVLNTDVLLPHVASGALKPLAVMAPTRLEAWPKVPTMAELNLPKIQYFSNFGLFAPANMTPEVAQALQAAIDKAIVTPQYQEMLKKYYLQPGTGTGEAFKKQVKDEYESNKRLIKEEDIRME
- a CDS encoding aldo/keto reductase translates to MAIPKIQFGRTGLKVSRLALGTMTFGLQTEESVAKRILDKATDGGINFLDTADVYPLGGTQETVGRTEEIVGRWLQGRRQQYIVATKAVGVTGPNDWDKGASRKHLLDAIDLSLKRLQTDYVDLYQLHSDDDNTPLDETIEALDVIVKSGRARYVGVSNFLAWRLATALGRADFLRLTRFVSVQPRYSLLFREIERELLPLCEAEQLAVIPYNPLAGGMLTGKHKAGNPPPEGTRFTLGTAGGRYQDRYWNDRAFESVAQLGKLADQAGVPLTRLALAWVLANPLITAPLLGASKPEQLDETLAAVDYKLDADLKAQLDKLTHEYRYGDSVR
- a CDS encoding DeoR/GlpR family DNA-binding transcription regulator, with translation MTLNPRQSALIDAVRESGAATIESLAQRFGVTLQTVRRDVNLLAQEGLLARFHGGVRVEASTTENIAYQQRQALHADAKRRIGVAVARHIPEGCSLILNLGTTTEAVARALTQHRGLRVITNNLNVADILSPNPDCEVIIAGGTMRPGDRGIIGEATIEFIRRFKVDIGVIGISGLEADGTLRDYDLREVSVARTIMAQSREVWLTADNSKYQRQALVELANISQVHRFYTDQPPQAPLARVIKQAGVRCEIASAPADDAARATTNVLSVLP
- a CDS encoding M20 aminoacylase family protein; the protein is MIELGNLEDIVAIRRDLHAHPETAYEEVRTAKVVADYLTECGIEVHTGIAKTGVVGVLKCGTSDKAIMLRADMDALPMPEDNDFEHKSQVPGKMHGCGHDGHTAMLLAAAKHLKLAGGFDGTVYFVFQPAEENGGAGARAMMKEGLFERFPAQAIFGIHNWPGMPAGSFNVCAGPLMASANAFKITITGRGGHAAAPQDCADPVPALFAIGTAIQTILTRNKRPLDAAVISITQVQAGNNATNIIPGSVWLGGSIRAYSADVVDLIERRLNEIAAPIAAAHGCQADVYFERRYPALINSQAETDFCLDVMREVVGEKNTHVVDPVMASEDFAFFLQDKPGCYVFLGAGEGEHRHTGHGLGPCALHNGSYDFNDNLIPVGASYWIRLVQRYLA
- a CDS encoding nitrile hydratase subunit alpha gives rise to the protein MTAHMPRRVDALTDLVDSQGLLTPTTVSDYEHFVDEQWLPSNGARLCAKAWTDPEFKQRLLKDGKAAAAELGMAMPEHHGSLVVLENTPSVHNVICCTLCSCTAFTIIGMPPGWYKDLDYRARVVREARSVLRELGLDLPENMAIRVWDTTADTRYMVLPLRPENSEDWTVEQLAASVTQDALIGVARLEQAFNQTAQPR
- a CDS encoding SH3-like domain-containing protein, with protein sequence MDGVHDLGGRQGFGPVSADDSESFHEAWEKKINAVSGRLVGQHVYNMDEYRHAIERMDPRHYVSASYYERVFTAVATLLVEKGVIKAEELNELAGEAVPLSRAAKPGRAGADDLPELAIGDTVRVRNDFVGGHVRMPAYIRGKTGTIVGVSPLYPFPDAAAHGIEAARQRTYDVRFDSQHLWPDAAERADIHVGVFHGYLEKAG
- a CDS encoding glycerol-3-phosphate dehydrogenase/oxidase, producing the protein MNINPKPITPPSRDRILAQLDTVEPWDVIVIGGGATGLGTAVDAAARGYRTLLVEGEDFAKGTSSKATKLVHGGVRYLAQGNISLVREALHERGLLARNAPHVVWPLGFVVPAYSLLDQPFYGIGLKMYDMLAGRLNLQPSRLLSRRSTLEEAPTLAASVGGHALRGGVRYFDGQFDDARLAISLMRTLFDLGGLAVNYLRVTGLSQSKGKVDGVLARDRLNGAELMLRARCVINATGVWVDEVRHMEDRKAPVMVAPSQGVHLTLPREFLPGNRAILIPKTDDGRVLFVVPWNGHTIVGTTDTARTDLPLEPDAARSDVDFILATAGRYLNRQPTRADVTSVWSGLRPLVKATGVGNTKSLSREHTILVSDGGLVTVTGGKWTTYRRMAQDVMDTVLREQMLPHANCQTQNLPLHGAAGMMPAQNTPTSTDAYYGSDLSAVRALPGADRMLVAASGLTEAHVRYAARSELARCVEDVLARRNRALFLDSRAALDAAPEVARILAEELNRDEAWQNKSIQAFAVTAAQYQLD
- a CDS encoding CorA family divalent cation transporter; protein product: MTLPAAQSRLLSLSAGPGGLICAFRFQANQAPARLSWHEVQSAPPAQDGTFHWIHAKTADSRIQDWLEHGADVPEEARAFLAGRDTRPCLHMSEDGVHGLLVDLKMDAEAEDAEKGVLHFFLNDGLLITVRTRALQSTDRLRRRVEDGRGYGCTTALFGDLLECLGEGYAARLESLTDDVDDIESSVLSDRRERDRGALSAVRRQLAELRRQVHPERHMLGRLPAMRQAWAEAEALDHLAQGVDTLSHLSAAIDALYERAKLLQEEIAAQMSEEMNRNLLVLSVLTAMLMPATLLSGIFGMNVADLPGLQTPGAFWWILGGMVALGLGTLVFLKRLRLW